One Armatimonadota bacterium DNA window includes the following coding sequences:
- the rpsI gene encoding 30S ribosomal protein S9 translates to MSQTYPYGTGRRKSAIARVWIMPGQGKITINGRESAEYLRRAVLEKVIDQPFRVLGVEGQYDVKCTVKGGGTTGQAGAIRLGIARALQVSNPDFRAVLKESGLLTRDAREKERKKYGRHGARRGFQFVKR, encoded by the coding sequence ATGAGTCAAACTTATCCATATGGCACTGGGCGACGAAAGTCGGCCATCGCGCGCGTCTGGATCATGCCCGGACAGGGCAAGATCACGATAAACGGGCGCGAATCGGCCGAGTATCTGCGGCGAGCGGTGTTAGAAAAGGTCATCGACCAGCCCTTCCGAGTCTTGGGCGTTGAGGGCCAGTACGACGTGAAGTGCACGGTGAAAGGCGGCGGTACCACCGGTCAGGCCGGCGCCATTCGTTTGGGCATTGCTCGAGCGCTTCAGGTTTCCAATCCCGACTTCCGCGCTGTGCTGAAGGAGAGCGGGCTGCTGACGCGAGACGCCCGAGAGAAGGAGCGAAAGAAGTACGGTCGCCACGGGGCGCGCCGTGGCTTCCAGTTTGTAAAGCGGTAA
- a CDS encoding carbohydrate ABC transporter permease, giving the protein MKRALRSTLIYLAMGLCAALFLVPLAFMVSTSLKPDGELFTETFAWIPDRLAWENYSKAIEVFPFWLYLKNTLIICVFTVFGTVVSSLCASYAFAKLRWRGSGFWFAAMLATMMLPPQVTLLPVFLIFRKLGWIDTFLPLIVPTFFGSAFSIFLLRQFMLTLPKELSDAARLDGCSDWQILWRIVAPLSRPAIVTVGLFAFVWSWTDFMGPLIYLNDAEKFTLAVGLQFFLGRHGEQWNLLMAAAVMATLPVAVLFFFAQKKFVQGVATTGLRG; this is encoded by the coding sequence ATGAAACGAGCGCTGCGCTCGACCCTTATCTATCTAGCGATGGGGCTGTGCGCCGCGCTCTTTCTAGTTCCTCTGGCTTTTATGGTCTCCACATCGCTCAAGCCCGATGGGGAACTGTTCACCGAGACCTTCGCTTGGATCCCCGATCGCTTGGCATGGGAGAACTACTCCAAGGCGATCGAGGTGTTTCCGTTCTGGCTCTATCTGAAGAACACGCTTATCATCTGCGTCTTCACGGTGTTTGGCACGGTCGTTTCGTCGCTCTGCGCCTCGTATGCCTTTGCCAAACTGCGCTGGCGCGGATCGGGATTCTGGTTCGCGGCGATGCTGGCGACGATGATGCTGCCTCCTCAGGTAACGTTGCTTCCCGTCTTCCTGATTTTCCGAAAGTTGGGCTGGATCGACACTTTTCTGCCTTTGATCGTGCCGACGTTCTTTGGCAGCGCGTTTTCGATTTTCCTTCTGAGGCAGTTTATGTTGACCTTGCCCAAGGAGCTGTCCGACGCCGCACGGCTGGACGGTTGTAGCGATTGGCAGATTCTTTGGCGGATCGTGGCGCCGCTCAGCCGCCCCGCGATCGTAACGGTCGGCCTCTTTGCGTTTGTATGGAGCTGGACCGATTTTATGGGGCCTCTCATCTACCTCAACGACGCTGAGAAGTTCACATTGGCAGTCGGCTTGCAGTTCTTTTTGGGGCGGCACGGCGAGCAGTGGAACTTGCTGATGGCAGCGGCCGTGATGGCAACCCTGCCCGTTGCCGTGCTTTTCTTTTTTGCGCAAAAGAAGTTTGTGCAAGGCGTGGCGACGACCGGCCTGCGCGGATAG
- a CDS encoding DUF58 domain-containing protein, protein MIFLPRAWALLAFCVLLILLAFWLKPLLALVGLLDFFFLCAILVDWLRLPGADSIRIERIIDDPMGCLDEHPVSLTIASSVDRPLKIRLRDEPPLDFRFGQREFRIELPERGRAEIAYSVTPQTRGDHGFEDVFLRVEGAWKLVAGAYRVPLRQTARVFPSLRAVRQMAPFSRRGLQRLAGSRPLRSRGQGSEFESLREYQQDDPFRNIDWRATARRGKPIVRQYRIERNQNVLLAMDCGRNMMGESQGMRKFDAALDSAIMLSTAAIEAGDQVGFVAFSTEIERFVMPGRSRRAMGIIAEAARALQPRPAEADYAMLAGYLGQRWKKRSLIALFTDYADVESSRRLLAAVAALQRRHFVLCVAIADPHIDEIARQSPDSEAKLYERAVAAQIVEDRHTVAAALRRLGAWVVDAEPERAPQELVAAYASAKAKGLI, encoded by the coding sequence GTGATCTTTCTTCCTAGAGCCTGGGCGCTGCTGGCTTTTTGCGTCCTGCTCATCCTGCTTGCCTTTTGGCTCAAACCGTTGCTGGCTCTGGTCGGTTTGCTCGACTTTTTCTTTCTGTGCGCCATTCTTGTCGATTGGTTGCGCCTGCCCGGCGCGGATTCGATCCGAATTGAACGGATTATCGACGACCCTATGGGCTGTCTCGACGAACATCCTGTCTCGCTCACCATCGCATCGAGCGTCGATCGACCACTTAAGATTCGGCTCAGAGACGAACCGCCTTTGGACTTTCGCTTCGGCCAGAGAGAGTTCCGGATCGAACTGCCAGAACGCGGTCGGGCCGAAATTGCCTATTCTGTAACGCCTCAGACAAGAGGCGATCATGGGTTCGAAGATGTTTTCTTACGAGTTGAAGGCGCATGGAAATTGGTCGCAGGCGCCTATCGAGTTCCCCTCCGGCAGACTGCGCGGGTCTTTCCCAGCCTGCGGGCGGTGCGGCAGATGGCGCCCTTCTCTCGGCGCGGACTGCAGCGTCTGGCCGGCTCGCGTCCTTTGCGCAGCCGTGGGCAAGGCTCGGAGTTCGAATCGTTGCGCGAGTATCAGCAGGACGACCCGTTTCGCAACATCGACTGGCGCGCCACCGCTCGCAGAGGCAAACCGATCGTCCGGCAATACCGAATCGAGCGTAATCAGAACGTTCTATTGGCCATGGACTGCGGACGAAACATGATGGGCGAATCGCAAGGCATGAGGAAGTTTGATGCTGCGCTCGATTCGGCCATCATGCTCTCCACGGCTGCCATCGAAGCGGGCGACCAGGTCGGATTCGTCGCCTTTTCGACCGAAATCGAGCGCTTTGTCATGCCGGGTCGATCCCGACGAGCAATGGGCATTATAGCGGAGGCGGCCAGAGCCTTGCAGCCTCGCCCTGCCGAAGCCGATTATGCGATGCTGGCAGGCTACTTGGGCCAGCGTTGGAAAAAACGCTCGCTGATCGCGCTCTTCACGGATTATGCCGATGTCGAATCCTCAAGGCGGCTTTTGGCGGCGGTAGCCGCGCTTCAGCGAAGACACTTCGTGCTGTGCGTCGCCATCGCCGATCCGCACATAGACGAAATTGCCCGACAATCTCCCGATAGCGAAGCTAAACTGTACGAACGAGCCGTCGCCGCACAGATCGTAGAGGACAGACACACGGTCGCGGCGGCCCTGCGACGACTGGGCGCATGGGTCGTAGACGCAGAGCCAGAGCGAGCGCCGCAGGAATTGGTCGCCGCCTATGCTTCCGCCAAAGCAAAGGGCCTGATCTAA
- a CDS encoding N-acetyltransferase, translating to MDFKIRRAILSDVPAIQQLVNAYADQGKMLHRSLDELCSNIRDYTVADRDGVLLGCAATEIFGENLAEVKSIAVSPTAQRMGVGRALVEKCAEDARALGIGRLFCLTFQPEFFEAAGFKRVEREALPKRIWAECVCCPGYPDCGELAMVMELGE from the coding sequence ATGGACTTTAAGATTAGGCGCGCAATTCTCTCAGATGTGCCCGCTATCCAGCAACTGGTGAACGCTTACGCCGACCAAGGCAAGATGCTCCACCGATCGCTGGACGAGCTTTGTTCGAACATTCGCGACTATACCGTGGCCGATCGGGACGGAGTTTTGCTGGGTTGCGCGGCGACCGAGATCTTTGGCGAAAACTTGGCCGAGGTCAAATCGATCGCTGTGTCGCCCACAGCGCAAAGGATGGGCGTTGGAAGGGCGCTGGTAGAGAAGTGCGCAGAAGATGCCAGGGCGCTGGGCATCGGCAGGCTCTTTTGTCTGACTTTTCAGCCAGAGTTCTTTGAAGCGGCTGGGTTCAAGAGGGTCGAAAGGGAAGCGCTGCCCAAGCGGATTTGGGCAGAGTGCGTCTGCTGTCCGGGCTATCCGGATTGCGGCGAACTGGCCATGGTGATGGAGTTGGGCGAATGA
- the kynU gene encoding kynureninase produces MKIDWDAYKARFIAPRDTIYLLGNSLGLYSPEAEAGLLKAISHWREHGINGFMAEGAEWFAWAERIGELLAPLVGASAQECVPANSTTVNLHQLLATLYEPIGDKKRILIDRSAFPSDSYAVQSFLAVRGCPEALKVVEPAGRLLDADQIVEALTEEVALVLLPAVVYTTGQLLPVERIARACQDRGATFLLDCSHSIGAVPHRLHDWGVDGAFWCSYKYLNAGPGSPGGLFLHSKHFGRRPGLAGWFGSDKSRQMEMTFEMIPAMGAGAMQIGSPPVLAFGALEASLKMIDEVGIENIRARSLELTERMIALCPLPIATPRLADQRGGHVSIVHPQAAGIQEELQKRGVMTDFRNPDIVRMAPNPMYNSMDEVERAMTILAGIV; encoded by the coding sequence ATGAAGATAGATTGGGACGCATACAAAGCACGGTTTATAGCGCCGAGGGACACGATCTATTTGTTGGGCAATTCGCTGGGGCTTTACTCGCCCGAGGCCGAGGCTGGCCTTCTCAAAGCGATCTCGCACTGGCGCGAACATGGGATCAACGGATTTATGGCCGAGGGCGCAGAGTGGTTCGCATGGGCCGAACGGATCGGAGAGTTGTTGGCGCCTTTGGTCGGCGCTAGCGCTCAAGAGTGCGTTCCGGCCAATTCCACAACGGTCAACCTTCATCAACTCTTGGCAACTTTGTACGAACCGATTGGGGATAAGAAGAGGATATTGATCGACCGGTCGGCCTTTCCATCGGACTCTTATGCGGTTCAGAGTTTTCTCGCAGTCCGCGGCTGTCCCGAGGCGCTGAAAGTAGTCGAGCCGGCGGGGCGATTGTTGGACGCCGATCAGATCGTCGAGGCATTGACGGAGGAGGTCGCGCTTGTGCTGCTGCCTGCCGTTGTCTACACAACAGGCCAGCTATTGCCGGTTGAGCGCATTGCGAGGGCCTGCCAAGATCGAGGGGCAACGTTTTTGTTGGACTGCTCGCATTCGATCGGCGCGGTTCCTCATCGCCTGCACGATTGGGGCGTGGACGGCGCGTTTTGGTGTTCCTATAAGTATCTAAATGCTGGACCGGGGTCGCCCGGCGGCCTCTTCTTGCACAGCAAACACTTTGGGCGCCGTCCGGGTTTGGCGGGCTGGTTCGGGTCGGACAAATCTCGCCAGATGGAGATGACCTTTGAGATGATCCCTGCCATGGGCGCAGGCGCGATGCAGATCGGTTCGCCGCCCGTCCTGGCATTTGGAGCGCTGGAGGCCTCTCTCAAGATGATCGACGAGGTTGGCATAGAGAACATCCGCGCGCGCTCGTTAGAGTTGACCGAGCGAATGATCGCGCTTTGCCCGTTGCCCATCGCAACGCCAAGGCTGGCCGATCAGCGCGGCGGGCATGTTTCTATCGTTCACCCGCAGGCGGCAGGAATCCAGGAAGAGTTGCAAAAAAGAGGGGTAATGACCGACTTTCGCAACCCCGATATTGTGCGGATGGCGCCAAATCCGATGTACAATAGTATGGACGAGGTTGAGAGGGCCATGACAATCTTGGCCGGGATTGTATGA
- a CDS encoding transketolase family protein, with the protein MEFELGPATREAYGQTLVELGSEMPNLYVLDADLSKSTMTHHFGKAFPDRFFNVGISEANMVGMAAGIAAAGNVVFASSFACFVMCKGFDQLRLAVDYSGANVKIVGSHGGISIGEDGVSQMGHEDLGLALSLPSFTVILPCDEPSARKAVRAAAETEGPFYIRVGRPKAPIVYKEGCDFHVGRSIQLRDGRDLTIITNGLQVSESLIAAESLSQKGIEARVLDMHTVRPLDHDAVEQAARETGRILVVEEHLVWTGLGAQVAMSAAERKPCKIAFHGLRQYAESGAPRAVLEKYGMTAPAIEKTAIELFKRD; encoded by the coding sequence ATGGAGTTTGAATTGGGGCCGGCCACCCGCGAAGCGTACGGCCAAACGTTGGTCGAATTGGGAAGCGAGATGCCCAATCTTTACGTGCTGGACGCCGACCTCAGCAAGTCCACCATGACGCACCACTTTGGCAAGGCGTTCCCCGATCGATTCTTCAACGTCGGCATCTCCGAGGCGAACATGGTCGGAATGGCCGCCGGAATCGCTGCCGCGGGCAACGTTGTTTTTGCATCCAGCTTCGCCTGTTTTGTCATGTGCAAGGGGTTCGATCAACTTCGCCTGGCAGTCGACTATTCGGGCGCCAACGTGAAGATTGTCGGATCGCACGGAGGCATCTCCATCGGCGAGGATGGCGTTTCGCAGATGGGGCACGAAGACTTAGGCCTTGCTCTCTCGCTGCCCAGCTTCACCGTCATCTTGCCGTGCGACGAGCCCTCTGCAAGAAAGGCCGTCCGGGCGGCGGCAGAAACAGAGGGCCCCTTTTACATTCGAGTCGGACGCCCCAAAGCGCCCATTGTCTACAAAGAGGGCTGCGACTTTCATGTCGGTCGCTCGATTCAACTCAGAGATGGACGCGACCTGACGATAATAACCAACGGTCTTCAAGTGAGCGAATCCCTCATCGCCGCAGAAAGTTTGAGCCAGAAGGGAATCGAAGCGCGAGTGCTCGACATGCACACGGTAAGGCCGTTAGATCACGATGCTGTGGAGCAGGCCGCCCGCGAGACGGGTCGCATTCTGGTGGTCGAAGAGCACTTGGTTTGGACGGGTCTGGGCGCTCAAGTCGCCATGTCGGCCGCCGAGCGAAAGCCTTGTAAGATCGCCTTTCATGGTCTGCGTCAATATGCCGAATCGGGCGCGCCGAGAGCCGTGCTGGAAAAGTACGGAATGACCGCGCCCGCCATCGAAAAGACGGCGATCGAGTTGTTTAAGCGCGACTAA
- a CDS encoding DUF2752 domain-containing protein, protein MKRVLLDGRLWSLAISGAIVAIGLALTPSQSGFGTHRELGFAPCSVLSATGRPCPTCGMTTSVSATLRGDFALAFRAHPLGIALALGSIAAFLMSAWALALSRPMPLAPRTRLAILFLFALSALIYGGIRFFAND, encoded by the coding sequence GTGAAGCGGGTTCTATTGGACGGTCGGTTATGGTCGTTGGCGATTAGCGGCGCCATCGTCGCAATAGGGCTGGCTCTGACGCCGTCGCAATCAGGATTCGGCACGCATCGCGAGTTAGGATTTGCTCCTTGTTCCGTACTGTCCGCGACGGGCCGTCCCTGTCCGACTTGCGGTATGACGACCAGCGTATCGGCGACGTTGCGAGGCGATTTTGCTTTGGCCTTTCGGGCTCATCCTTTGGGGATCGCGCTGGCGCTCGGATCGATCGCCGCATTCTTGATGAGCGCATGGGCGCTGGCGCTTTCGCGCCCTATGCCTTTGGCGCCCAGAACGCGCTTAGCGATACTGTTCTTGTTTGCACTGAGCGCTCTGATTTACGGCGGGATCCGGTTCTTTGCGAACGATTAG
- a CDS encoding HAD-IA family hydrolase: protein MIPDNVTAVLFDLDDTLCVYVAAAIRARREALADLAVPKFHLPLETIDKAYMNRFKEVRKLKDVEPWLSKYLKSGEPTRTETFRLAFSDLGLEDAAFARQVGDRYLELRERYIELYPDALPVLQALTPQYRLGIITNGPADTQREEIRRLSIEGWFQTILIEGEYGVGKPDASIFLEACRQMEARPRDALFVGNSWEHDAMGAVGAGLCAVWLNRTGEERERDDRVVEIRSLLELIPG, encoded by the coding sequence GTGATTCCTGACAATGTTACCGCTGTTCTCTTCGATTTGGACGACACGCTGTGCGTCTACGTGGCGGCTGCGATCAGAGCCAGAAGAGAGGCCTTGGCCGATCTGGCTGTGCCCAAGTTTCACCTGCCCCTGGAAACCATCGACAAAGCCTACATGAATCGTTTCAAAGAGGTTCGCAAACTCAAGGACGTTGAGCCGTGGCTGAGCAAATACCTCAAAAGCGGCGAGCCGACGCGAACGGAGACTTTTCGCCTTGCCTTCTCTGACTTGGGATTGGAAGATGCGGCCTTTGCGCGACAGGTCGGCGATCGTTATCTCGAACTGAGAGAGCGCTACATCGAACTCTATCCCGACGCTTTGCCAGTCTTGCAGGCTTTGACGCCTCAGTACAGACTGGGCATCATTACCAACGGGCCGGCCGATACGCAGCGCGAGGAGATTCGGAGACTGAGTATAGAAGGCTGGTTCCAGACCATCTTGATCGAAGGCGAGTACGGCGTTGGAAAACCGGATGCCTCCATCTTTCTTGAAGCATGCCGGCAGATGGAAGCACGACCTCGCGATGCGCTATTCGTAGGCAATTCTTGGGAGCACGACGCGATGGGCGCTGTTGGCGCGGGGCTTTGCGCGGTTTGGCTGAATCGCACAGGAGAAGAGCGGGAAAGGGACGACCGCGTTGTAGAAATCCGATCGTTGCTAGAACTGATACCCGGGTAG
- a CDS encoding class I SAM-dependent methyltransferase, with translation MELREYDRMFQNESSYWWFVARRELVLSLLEPYAPNGWSILDAGCGTGAMAVELQKWGDVTGADSEERALEYCRQRGLRNLALCSVESMPFGDEQFDLITALDLIEHVGDDRAALSEMARCLKPGGILALSVPAYRFMWSGHDLALMHKRRYRASELRAKIEETGLKVEKISYALMLLFLPILIVRLLDRWFRRGEPAATVLPVPIWVNRILIWLQRMEAKLIRNVNLPFGVSIVAIARKN, from the coding sequence ATGGAGCTTCGAGAATATGATCGGATGTTCCAGAACGAATCCAGCTACTGGTGGTTCGTCGCCCGGCGCGAGTTGGTTCTGTCGCTGCTCGAACCTTATGCGCCAAATGGCTGGTCGATTCTCGATGCGGGTTGCGGCACCGGCGCAATGGCCGTCGAGCTTCAAAAATGGGGCGATGTTACAGGCGCCGACAGCGAGGAGAGGGCTTTAGAATACTGCCGGCAGCGCGGATTGCGAAACTTGGCGCTATGCTCGGTGGAATCGATGCCCTTTGGCGACGAGCAGTTTGATTTGATCACGGCTTTGGATTTGATCGAGCATGTTGGGGACGACCGGGCGGCGCTCAGCGAGATGGCGCGATGCCTGAAGCCGGGAGGGATTTTGGCGCTTTCGGTTCCGGCTTATCGATTCATGTGGAGCGGGCACGATCTTGCGCTGATGCATAAGCGACGGTATCGGGCAAGCGAGCTCCGAGCCAAGATCGAGGAAACCGGGCTGAAAGTAGAGAAGATTTCCTACGCGCTGATGCTGCTCTTCTTGCCCATTCTTATCGTGCGGCTCTTGGATCGCTGGTTCCGGCGTGGAGAACCGGCGGCCACGGTGCTGCCCGTGCCTATATGGGTAAACCGAATCTTGATATGGCTTCAGCGAATGGAGGCCAAACTGATTCGCAATGTGAATCTGCCCTTTGGCGTCAGCATCGTGGCAATTGCTAGAAAGAACTAA